One stretch of Gadus macrocephalus chromosome 12, ASM3116895v1 DNA includes these proteins:
- the LOC132469868 gene encoding cytochrome b-c1 complex subunit 6, mitochondrial, with protein sequence MVFEEKMIMNGEPDEEEEEEEEEDMVDPLESVRQKCEDVEHCVHTKERLEQCESRVGSRSATEEDCTEELFDFLHARDHCVAHKLFHSVK encoded by the exons ATGGTTTTTGAGGAGAAAATGATCATGAACGGTGAACCAGATGAG gaagaagaggaggaggaggaagaggacatgGTG GATCCCCTTGAATCAGTGCGGCAGAAGTGTGAGGATGTGGAGCATTGTGTCCACACCAAGGAGCGCCTGGAGCAGTGCGAGAGCAGGGTCGGCTCGCGCTCTGCCACAGAGGAGGACTGCACTGAAGAGCTCTTTGATTTCCTTCATGCACGGGACCATTGT GTAGCGCACAAACTCTTTCATTCTGTCAAATGA
- the si:ch211-221n20.8 gene encoding fibrillin-1 isoform X1, with product MTPLIPTLLSLVLVAWSVRTEPLAGSGDGANEVLKHSPPEPQLDGYQNELIENAIGSLIAATPSPEPTGVSLVGVTSQTAPQLTDATTPRRLTTAPPPCPGNQVVLPQGTGEGCGCPAAGMVRDGDNCSCIAGFALQGAAECQDVDECVAELGGACGPNANCVNIPGSHMCSCHRGYLMMDAGGCQDIDECALAAVSGLQACRGVAECQNSPGAFSCSCPQGYAVEGKDCVDVDECAFETGCGTALGNACINTPGSFRCLCLLGFRAQPLACVGPVCADSTVCQDVDECKEKGAVCGDQGVCVNTLGSYTCACQPGYRGNGTHCEDENECALGGHGCDGNARCGNIIGSYFCQCYQGFNGDGHSCYDVDECAVNNGHCHQNCTNALGTYQCQCRAGYLLAQDGHTCKDFDECSDLKSRCEHVCTNTQGSFLCSCRPGYELHIDSHRCVDIDECKIQNGGCSNSCTNTVGGRTCHCAAPLLLHTDNLSCVNVTTCGRRNGGCDHTCTMGAEGRLHCSCRAGWRLAPDLRSCLDVNECGDFTNGGCQQVCVNHPGAFNCSCKEGYQVRTDDLTKCQPVCAPPCQNYGVCVSPNNCDCPPGYPGLGCLAMCTPPCAHGGTCMRWNICQCPSGWTGVGCHTAVCELPCANGGRCVGPNTCQCPSDYTGPQCLLPLCTPACRHGGRCVDVNKCTCVGGWQGGRCQIEPVQCRKPCLNGGVCAGLNRCRCADGFTGNHCETAVTTPCVPPCQHGATCSPRNTCTCPEGTAGLRCEKLTCPVVTTVVSMSRAVRKGFRESYVDRCGPLGVRICTKYRINQARVYVQAYRVGYKIHCAQKKKGR from the exons ATGACACCCCTTATTCCGACTCTTTTGTCCCTTGTGCTGGTGGCTTGGAGTGTGAGGACCGAGCCGCTGGCCGGCTCCGGGGACGGGGCCAACGAAGTCCTCAAACACTCCCCACCAGAGCCGCAGCTCGACGGGTACCAG AACGAACTGATTGAGAACGCTATTGGGAGTCTGATCGCAGCAACACCCAGTCCTGAACCCACTGGTGTCTCCCTAGTGGGGGTCACATCTCAAACAGCCCCCCAACTCACAGACGCCACAACTCCGCGTAGGCtcaccactgcaccaccaccatgtcctgGGAACCAGGTGGTGCTGCCGCAGGGGACCGGGGAAGGCTGTGGCTGTCCCGCCGCCGGAATGGTGAGGGATGGGGACAACTGTAGCTGCATTGCAGGCTTTGcactgcagggggcagcagagtgTCAAG ATGTAGATGAGTGTGTGGCTGAGCTGGGAGGAGCATGCGGTCCGAATGCCAACTGCGTCAACATCCCTGGGTCCCACATGTGCAGCTGTCACCGTGGTTACCTAATGATGGATGCCGGGGGATGCCAGG ACATAGATGAGTGTGCGCTGGCTGCAGTGTCGGGCCTGCAGGCGTGTCGGGGGGTGGCAGAGTGCCAGAACTCCCCTGGtgccttctcctgctcctgcccCCAGGGGTACGCCGTGGAAGGGAAGGACTGCGTAG ACGTGGACGAGTGTGCCTTTGAGACTGGCTGTGGAACGGCGTTGGGGAATGCTTGCATCAACACCCCCGGCAGCTTcaggtgtctctgtctccttggTTTCAGGGCACAACCCCTAGCCTGTGTTG GACCAGTGTGTGCAGATTCGACTGTGTGTCAAG ATGTTGACGAATGCAAAGAGAAGGGGGCGGTGTGCGGggaccagggtgtgtgtgttaacacacTCGGCAGCTACACATGCGCTTGCCAGCCTGGTTACCGAGGCAACGGCACGCACTGTGAAG aTGAGAACGAATGTGCTTTAGGGGGCCATGGATGTGACGGTAATGCCCGCTGTGGAAACATAATTGGCTCATATTTCTGCCAGTGTTACCAGGGCTTCAATGGGGACGGTCACTCCTGctatg ATGTCGACGAGTGTGCGGTGAACAACGGCCATTGTCACCAGAATTGCACCAATGCACTTGGAACGTACCAATGTCAGTGTCGGGCTGGGTACCTGCTGGCCCAGGACGGACACACCTGCAAAG aCTTCGATGAGTGCTCGGATCTGAAGAGCaggtgtgagcatgtgtgcacCAACACTCAGGGCTCCTTCCTGTGCTCCTGCAGGCCTGGCTACGAACTGCACATCGACAGCCACCGCTGTGTAG atatTGACGAATGCAAGATACAAAATGGCGGCTGTTCCAACAGCTGCACTAACACTGTGGGAGGGCGAACGTGTCACTGTGCCGCTCCACTGCTGTTACACACCGACAACCTCAGCTGCGTCA ACGTCACAACCTGTGGGCGGCGTAACGGAGGCTGTGACCACACCTGCACCATGGGGGCTGAGGGACGCCTGCACTGCAGCTGCCGAGCCGGCTGGAGGCTGGCCCCCGACCTGAGGAGCTGCCTGG ATGTAAATGAATGCGGGGACTTCACAAATGGCGGTtgtcagcaggtgtgtgtgaacCATCCAGGGGCATTCAACTGCAGCTGCAAGGAAGGCTACCAAGTGCGGACCGACGACCTCACCAAGTGCCAGC CCGTATGTGCACCTCCATGTCAGAACTatggagtgtgtgtctctcctaaCAACTGTGACTGTCCGCCTGGCTACCCCGGTCTGGGCTGtttag CCATGTGCACGCCCCCCTGTGCCCACGGAGGCACCTGCATGCGCTGGAATATCTGTCAGTGTCCTTCCGGCTGGACGGGTGTCGGCTGTCATACAG CGGTGTGTGAGCTGCCTTGTGCGAACGGCGGTCGCTGTGTGGGACCCAACACCTGCCAATGTCCCTCCGACTACACCGGACCCCAGTGCCTCTTAC CACTTTGCACGCCGGCATGTCGGCATGGAGGAAGATGTGTGGATGTCAACAAATGTACGTGTGTCGGAGGGTGGCAGGGAGGCCGGTGCCAGATAG AGCCGGTACAGTGCCGGAAACCCTGTCTGAACGGGGGGGTGTGTGCAGGCCTCAACCGATGCCGATGTGCTGACGGGTTTACAGGGAATCACTGTGaaacag CGGTGACCACGCCCTGTGTGCCCCCCTGTCAGCATGGAGCCACCTGTAGCCCCCGTAACACCTGCACCTGCCCAGAAGGTACCGCAGGACTGCGGTGTGAGAAGCT gacATGTCCTGTGGTCACCACAGTGGTCAGCATGTCGCGCGCAGTGAGGAAGGGCTTCAGGGAGAGTTACGTGGACCGATGCGGACCGCTGGGTGTCCGGATCTGCACTAAATACAG GATAAACCAGGCACGGGTGTACGTTCAGGCTTACAGAGTTGGCTACAAGATCCATTGTgcacagaagaagaaggggagatGA
- the si:ch211-221n20.8 gene encoding multiple epidermal growth factor-like domains protein 6 isoform X2, translating to MTPLIPTLLSLVLVAWSVRTEPLAGSGDGANEVLKHSPPEPQLDGYQNELIENAIGSLIAATPSPEPTGVSLVGVTSQTAPQLTDATTPRRLTTAPPPCPGNQVVLPQGTGEGCGCPAAGMVRDGDNCSCIAGFALQGAAECQDVDECVAELGGACGPNANCVNIPGSHMCSCHRGYLMMDAGGCQDIDECALAAVSGLQACRGVAECQNSPGAFSCSCPQGYAVEGKDCVDVDECAFETGCGTALGNACINTPGSFRCLCLLGFRAQPLACVGPVCADSTVCQDVDECKEKGAVCGDQGVCVNTLGSYTCACQPGYRGNGTHCEDENECALGGHGCDDVDECAVNNGHCHQNCTNALGTYQCQCRAGYLLAQDGHTCKDFDECSDLKSRCEHVCTNTQGSFLCSCRPGYELHIDSHRCVDIDECKIQNGGCSNSCTNTVGGRTCHCAAPLLLHTDNLSCVNVTTCGRRNGGCDHTCTMGAEGRLHCSCRAGWRLAPDLRSCLDVNECGDFTNGGCQQVCVNHPGAFNCSCKEGYQVRTDDLTKCQPVCAPPCQNYGVCVSPNNCDCPPGYPGLGCLAMCTPPCAHGGTCMRWNICQCPSGWTGVGCHTAVCELPCANGGRCVGPNTCQCPSDYTGPQCLLPLCTPACRHGGRCVDVNKCTCVGGWQGGRCQIEPVQCRKPCLNGGVCAGLNRCRCADGFTGNHCETAVTTPCVPPCQHGATCSPRNTCTCPEGTAGLRCEKLTCPVVTTVVSMSRAVRKGFRESYVDRCGPLGVRICTKYRINQARVYVQAYRVGYKIHCAQKKKGR from the exons ATGACACCCCTTATTCCGACTCTTTTGTCCCTTGTGCTGGTGGCTTGGAGTGTGAGGACCGAGCCGCTGGCCGGCTCCGGGGACGGGGCCAACGAAGTCCTCAAACACTCCCCACCAGAGCCGCAGCTCGACGGGTACCAG AACGAACTGATTGAGAACGCTATTGGGAGTCTGATCGCAGCAACACCCAGTCCTGAACCCACTGGTGTCTCCCTAGTGGGGGTCACATCTCAAACAGCCCCCCAACTCACAGACGCCACAACTCCGCGTAGGCtcaccactgcaccaccaccatgtcctgGGAACCAGGTGGTGCTGCCGCAGGGGACCGGGGAAGGCTGTGGCTGTCCCGCCGCCGGAATGGTGAGGGATGGGGACAACTGTAGCTGCATTGCAGGCTTTGcactgcagggggcagcagagtgTCAAG ATGTAGATGAGTGTGTGGCTGAGCTGGGAGGAGCATGCGGTCCGAATGCCAACTGCGTCAACATCCCTGGGTCCCACATGTGCAGCTGTCACCGTGGTTACCTAATGATGGATGCCGGGGGATGCCAGG ACATAGATGAGTGTGCGCTGGCTGCAGTGTCGGGCCTGCAGGCGTGTCGGGGGGTGGCAGAGTGCCAGAACTCCCCTGGtgccttctcctgctcctgcccCCAGGGGTACGCCGTGGAAGGGAAGGACTGCGTAG ACGTGGACGAGTGTGCCTTTGAGACTGGCTGTGGAACGGCGTTGGGGAATGCTTGCATCAACACCCCCGGCAGCTTcaggtgtctctgtctccttggTTTCAGGGCACAACCCCTAGCCTGTGTTG GACCAGTGTGTGCAGATTCGACTGTGTGTCAAG ATGTTGACGAATGCAAAGAGAAGGGGGCGGTGTGCGGggaccagggtgtgtgtgttaacacacTCGGCAGCTACACATGCGCTTGCCAGCCTGGTTACCGAGGCAACGGCACGCACTGTGAAG aTGAGAACGAATGTGCTTTAGGGGGCCATGGATGTGACG ATGTCGACGAGTGTGCGGTGAACAACGGCCATTGTCACCAGAATTGCACCAATGCACTTGGAACGTACCAATGTCAGTGTCGGGCTGGGTACCTGCTGGCCCAGGACGGACACACCTGCAAAG aCTTCGATGAGTGCTCGGATCTGAAGAGCaggtgtgagcatgtgtgcacCAACACTCAGGGCTCCTTCCTGTGCTCCTGCAGGCCTGGCTACGAACTGCACATCGACAGCCACCGCTGTGTAG atatTGACGAATGCAAGATACAAAATGGCGGCTGTTCCAACAGCTGCACTAACACTGTGGGAGGGCGAACGTGTCACTGTGCCGCTCCACTGCTGTTACACACCGACAACCTCAGCTGCGTCA ACGTCACAACCTGTGGGCGGCGTAACGGAGGCTGTGACCACACCTGCACCATGGGGGCTGAGGGACGCCTGCACTGCAGCTGCCGAGCCGGCTGGAGGCTGGCCCCCGACCTGAGGAGCTGCCTGG ATGTAAATGAATGCGGGGACTTCACAAATGGCGGTtgtcagcaggtgtgtgtgaacCATCCAGGGGCATTCAACTGCAGCTGCAAGGAAGGCTACCAAGTGCGGACCGACGACCTCACCAAGTGCCAGC CCGTATGTGCACCTCCATGTCAGAACTatggagtgtgtgtctctcctaaCAACTGTGACTGTCCGCCTGGCTACCCCGGTCTGGGCTGtttag CCATGTGCACGCCCCCCTGTGCCCACGGAGGCACCTGCATGCGCTGGAATATCTGTCAGTGTCCTTCCGGCTGGACGGGTGTCGGCTGTCATACAG CGGTGTGTGAGCTGCCTTGTGCGAACGGCGGTCGCTGTGTGGGACCCAACACCTGCCAATGTCCCTCCGACTACACCGGACCCCAGTGCCTCTTAC CACTTTGCACGCCGGCATGTCGGCATGGAGGAAGATGTGTGGATGTCAACAAATGTACGTGTGTCGGAGGGTGGCAGGGAGGCCGGTGCCAGATAG AGCCGGTACAGTGCCGGAAACCCTGTCTGAACGGGGGGGTGTGTGCAGGCCTCAACCGATGCCGATGTGCTGACGGGTTTACAGGGAATCACTGTGaaacag CGGTGACCACGCCCTGTGTGCCCCCCTGTCAGCATGGAGCCACCTGTAGCCCCCGTAACACCTGCACCTGCCCAGAAGGTACCGCAGGACTGCGGTGTGAGAAGCT gacATGTCCTGTGGTCACCACAGTGGTCAGCATGTCGCGCGCAGTGAGGAAGGGCTTCAGGGAGAGTTACGTGGACCGATGCGGACCGCTGGGTGTCCGGATCTGCACTAAATACAG GATAAACCAGGCACGGGTGTACGTTCAGGCTTACAGAGTTGGCTACAAGATCCATTGTgcacagaagaagaaggggagatGA